A region from the Palaemon carinicauda isolate YSFRI2023 chromosome 9, ASM3689809v2, whole genome shotgun sequence genome encodes:
- the LOC137646813 gene encoding uncharacterized protein, translating to MTSNALECGVCSNVFSEEYCPRILPCSHTLCGGCIDGIITDERISCPFCREEFPAASAEDIVINRFALDIAKQFSSQPMGPNTSSEKAECSVEKIVSEFKTKFIEKGIADCHEIAGLSLDTIENLNGMKNDVVENNKEIDVLIEMLQKMKLSNDSTLGSIDESTDQLKSMLDVVLVEAKKIESMLIILSTSKDSSGAEDTVREAEQIIYGLQKKFNDIKEILQVNGGLRKVTEKEILDMKSKLENIAEEIGRESGEDSPVNITVNNLRGQCGSLRGGAQREIFAVKMLGWKQRVAPVKSKVQVFLSHLDEGEIPPKGCVIEHESLLQNSSSKAFLDLAVNGTFLGRLVIQVMSESNKALNFLHMCSGDLGPSYANSQPIVGWRGKEGEHVEMGEYLVDRRTSTEAVLTGVDWRLESQREIYETTSYREGEVRGWFSHEKASRFYIVTRDHPTWKRRNCFGKVVEGFDVLKKAISRYHISEIKIADCGLILSL from the exons ATG aCTTCCAATGCCCTGGAGTGCGGCGTTTGTAGCAATGTCTTCAGCGAAGAATACTGCCCAAGAATTCTTCCTTGTTCCCATACTCTATGTGGCGGTTGCATTGATGGGATCATCACCGATGAAAGGATATCGTGTCCTTTCTGCAGGGAGGAGTTCCCAGCAGCTTCAGCCGAGGATATAGTGATTAATAGATTTGCTCTGGATATAGCAAAGCAGTTTTCTTCCCAGCCCATGGGACCTAACACGTCTTCTGAAAAGGCAGAGTGCTCAGTGGAAAAGATAGTTAGTGAATTCAAGACGAAATTTATTGAGAAAGGCATCGCTGACTGCCACGAGATTGCGGGTCTTTCTTTGGACACCATCGAAAATCTCAATGGGATGAAAAACGATGTCGTTGAAAACAATAAAGAGATAGATGTCCTCATTGAAATGCTGCAAAAGATGAAACTTTCAAATGATAGTACTCTGGGCAGTATCGATGAAAGTACCGACCAGCTGAAGAGTATGCTAGATGTTGTGCTAGTGGAAGCAAAAAAAATTGAAAGTATGCTTATCATATTATCAACATCAAAGGACTCATCAGGGGCGGAAGATACTGTGAGGGAAGCTGAACAGATTATTTATGGActtcaaaaaaaatttaatgatatcAAAGAGATTCTTCAGGTTAATGGTGGATTGAGAAAAGTTACTGAGAag gaaattcttgacatgaAATCAAAGTTGGAAAATATAGCAGAGGAAATTGGAAGAGAAAGTGGCGAAGATTCTCCTGTTAATATTAcg GTGAACAATCTCCGCGGCCAGTGTGGTTCATTACGAGGAGGTGCACAAAGGGAGATCTTTGCGGTGAAGATGCTGGGGTGGAAGCAGAGGGTGGCTCCAGTTAAGTCCAAAGTACAAGTGTTCCTGAGTCATCTTGACGAAGGAGAGATACCACCAAAAGGCTGCGTCATAGAA CACGAATCTCTGCTACAGAATTCTTCCTCAAAGGCATTCTTGGACCTGGCAGTCAATGGCACGTTTCTGGGTAGGCTGGTGATCCAGGTGATGAGCGAGAGTAATAAAGCTCTCAATTTCCTCCACATGTGCTCGGGTGATCTGGGTCCATCTTATGCTAACTCGCAGCCTATTGTTGGGTGGAGAGGCAAAGAAGGTGAACATGTCGAGATGGGAGAATATCTCGTGGATAGAAGAACATCGACGGAAGCTGTGTTGACTGGGGTGGATTGGCGTTTGGAGAGTCAGAGGGAGATCTACGAAACGACATCGTACAGGGAGGGGGAAGTGAGGGGTTGGTTTTCGCACGAAAAGGCATCGAGGTTTTATATAGTCACTCGTGATCATCCTACTTGGAAGCGTAGGAATTGTTTTGGGAAGGTGGTGGAAGGATTCGATGTTTTGAAAAAAGCCATTTCGAGGTATCACATTAGCGAAATCAAGATTGCTGATTGTGGACTTATACTTTCTCTGTAA
- the LOC137646814 gene encoding uncharacterized protein translates to MEIREIEDGIIWPLNIDGSFDEKFLELLKLEKSELAFIVWKLTKKVLLIEEKLSHLKSTQPDLSATRNTLHKMLISEDSSNGECAPTVSAASSMCTLLYVDDDSDKNLNNDLNKSETNADVEEHQIPDFKTVPDEIISTEPEKSHPSEHSKSHPTDHRKHLNTFHPKEERQTPSISEIKTIASKNQTQYRKNRQRRKRGKNKKKKTRTPAPKQQSSTGSKR, encoded by the coding sequence ATGGAAATAAGAGAAATAGAGGATGGCATCATTTGGCCACTGAATATAGATGGGTCTTTTGATGAAAAATTCTTAGAGCTACTGAAGTTAGAGAAAAGTGAGCTAGCTTTTATCGTTTGGAAACTGACGAAGAAAGTCCTTTTAATAGAGGAAAAGCTTTCGCATCTGAAGTCTACACAGCCAGATCTAAGCGCTACCAGGAACACCCTACACAAGATGCTTATTTCAGAGGATTCCTCAAACGGGGAATGTGCGCCAACGGTTAGCGCGGCGTCCTCCATGTGCACGCTCTTATACgtagatgatgatagtgataaaaacttaaataatgatCTAAATAAAAGTGAAACGAATGCAGATGTGGAGGAACATCAAATCCCGGACTTTAAGACAGTTCCTGATGAAATCATTTCCACAGAACCAGAGAAAAGTCATCCGTCCGAACATAGCAAATCTCATCCCACTGATCATCGCAAACACTTGAACACATTTCATCCCAAAGAAGAAAGACAAACTCCATCCATTAGTGAGATTAAAACCATTGCTTCTAAAAACCAAACCCAATACCGTAAGAACCGACAGagaagaaagagaggaaagaataaaaagaagaaaacccGAACACCTGCTCCAAAACAACAGTCATCAACCGGAAGTAAGCGATGA